In Hymenobacter sublimis, a single genomic region encodes these proteins:
- the dut gene encoding dUTP diphosphatase, translated as MLISVINTSKHPLPEYQTAHAAGMDVRANLTEPVTLKPLQRALVPTGLFLEIPVGYEMQVRPRSGLAYKHGIGLVNSPGTIDADYRGELKVLLVNLSDQEFVVQDGERIAQLVVARHETVAWQPVEVLSDTARGAGGYGSTGVQ; from the coding sequence ATGCTGATTTCTGTTATCAATACATCCAAGCATCCGCTGCCGGAGTACCAAACGGCCCACGCCGCCGGCATGGATGTGCGGGCCAACCTCACCGAGCCCGTTACGTTGAAGCCCCTGCAACGCGCCCTTGTTCCTACTGGCCTTTTCTTGGAAATTCCGGTGGGCTACGAAATGCAGGTGCGGCCCCGCAGCGGGCTGGCGTACAAACACGGTATTGGCCTGGTGAACAGCCCAGGCACCATCGACGCAGACTACCGCGGCGAGCTGAAGGTGCTGCTCGTAAACCTCTCCGACCAGGAGTTCGTGGTGCAGGACGGGGAGCGTATTGCTCAGCTGGTGGTAGCCCGCCACGAAACCGTAGCGTGGCAGCCCGTTGAGGTGCTCAGCGATACAGCACGCGGCGCGGGCGGCTACGGCAGCACCGGCGTGCAGTAA
- a CDS encoding sugar phosphate nucleotidyltransferase, whose protein sequence is MKIIVPMAGMGKRMRPHTLTVPKPLIPIAGKPIVQRLVEDIAKVCGEQVEEVAFIIGRFGAEVEKSLVQIAESVGAKGTIHYQDEPLGTAHAILCAQSALDGPVVVAFADTLFKADFILDSSAEGTIWVQRVDDPKPFGVVKLNEQGQITDFVEKPQEFVSDLAIIGIYYFKDGEYLKNELQYLLDNDIKDKGEYQLTNALENMKNKGTSFVPGRVTEWLDCGNKDATVFTNQRYLEYLQERGENLVSESAQVTNSVLIPPVYIGEGVIITDSVVGPHVSLGNHTNVRASIVSNSIVQQSATVLHANLTNSMVGSHATVASTPNDLSLGDYNTLRV, encoded by the coding sequence ATGAAAATCATCGTCCCGATGGCTGGTATGGGGAAGCGCATGCGCCCCCACACGCTTACTGTTCCTAAGCCCCTGATTCCGATTGCCGGCAAGCCCATTGTGCAGCGCCTGGTGGAAGACATTGCCAAAGTATGCGGCGAGCAGGTTGAGGAAGTAGCCTTTATTATCGGGCGCTTTGGCGCGGAGGTGGAGAAAAGCCTCGTGCAGATTGCTGAATCAGTAGGCGCCAAGGGCACTATTCATTACCAAGACGAGCCCCTGGGTACGGCCCACGCCATTCTCTGCGCCCAGTCGGCCCTTGATGGCCCGGTGGTGGTAGCCTTCGCCGATACGCTGTTTAAAGCCGACTTTATTCTGGACTCCTCTGCCGAGGGCACCATTTGGGTGCAGCGCGTAGACGACCCCAAGCCGTTCGGGGTAGTAAAGCTCAACGAGCAGGGCCAGATTACCGACTTCGTGGAAAAACCCCAGGAGTTTGTTTCCGACCTGGCCATTATTGGCATCTACTACTTCAAGGACGGCGAGTACCTGAAGAACGAGTTGCAGTACTTGCTCGACAACGACATCAAGGACAAAGGCGAGTACCAGCTCACCAACGCCCTGGAAAACATGAAGAACAAGGGTACCTCCTTCGTGCCTGGCCGCGTAACCGAGTGGCTGGACTGCGGCAATAAGGACGCTACCGTATTTACTAACCAGCGTTACCTGGAGTACCTGCAGGAGCGCGGCGAGAACCTAGTGTCGGAATCCGCCCAAGTGACCAATTCCGTCCTGATTCCGCCCGTGTACATCGGCGAAGGGGTTATCATTACTGATTCGGTGGTAGGTCCGCACGTTTCCTTAGGCAACCATACCAACGTACGCGCGTCCATCGTTTCTAACTCCATCGTGCAGCAGTCGGCCACGGTGCTGCACGCCAACCTGACCAATTCCATGGTGGGCAGCCACGCTACCGTCGCCAGCACGCCCAATGATTTGAGCCTAGGAGACTACAACACGCTGCGCGTGTGA
- a CDS encoding tetratricopeptide repeat protein: MSRFGAFSVLLLGLLVASPGYAQQAKPAAPATSTAPEKKPRKLTRKERKELARRAALDAAAQQKRPLSEKDREISEAYFVDGVRFVLLEDYNKALERLLKAYALNPTNAAVNYKIAETNLLSGNLQDATNFAQAAVKLDPQNAYYYLLLAQIYASQKQFDQAIGVYNTLIKQVPNSGYYLFNLADLYIAQGKLNEALATFDQAEKQFGLLDEVSFKKQQIYLKQNNLDKALQEGETLITANPNEVRYVLAQAQMYAANNRFPDAIRVAQQALKQDPDNPRARMILADVYRQQNNAPESEKQIKLAFESPALDIDDKVRILVDYIKQLPNPALNQTAQDLAAITTRVHPREAKAFSIAGDIQTVTGNRPAARANYLKAIELDNSRYQIWQQVVLIDAELNQVDSLLTHTEQALELFPNQAPLWFYNGVGHQLKKQPTKAIKSLEYGRKLATDNPELLAQFDTQLGDTYHELKEYAKSDAAYEAALTFDANNAQALNNYSYYLSLRGEKLDKAKEMAGKLVKQNPDNDTYLDTYGWVLYRLKDYSGARQQFEKALKTTTDATVIEHYGDVLFKLGEADKALAEWQKAKKTGGASPLIDRKIKDKKLYE; the protein is encoded by the coding sequence ATGAGTCGATTCGGTGCTTTTTCTGTGCTTCTGCTGGGCCTGCTGGTGGCCAGCCCCGGGTACGCCCAGCAGGCTAAGCCAGCGGCTCCCGCTACCTCTACGGCCCCCGAAAAGAAGCCCCGCAAGCTGACGCGCAAAGAGCGCAAGGAGCTGGCCCGCCGGGCGGCTCTGGATGCCGCCGCCCAGCAAAAACGCCCCTTATCGGAAAAGGATCGGGAAATCAGCGAGGCGTATTTCGTGGATGGGGTGCGGTTTGTGCTGCTGGAAGATTACAACAAGGCCCTCGAGCGGCTGCTAAAAGCCTACGCCCTCAACCCCACCAATGCGGCCGTCAATTACAAAATTGCCGAAACCAACCTGCTGAGCGGCAACCTCCAGGATGCCACGAACTTTGCGCAAGCAGCCGTAAAACTCGATCCGCAGAACGCCTACTACTACCTGCTGCTGGCCCAGATTTACGCCTCGCAAAAGCAGTTCGATCAGGCCATTGGCGTATACAATACCCTGATCAAGCAGGTGCCCAACTCGGGCTATTACCTCTTTAACCTAGCCGACCTGTACATTGCCCAAGGCAAGCTGAACGAGGCACTGGCGACCTTTGATCAGGCGGAAAAACAATTCGGCCTCTTGGATGAGGTATCCTTCAAAAAGCAGCAGATCTATCTCAAGCAAAATAACCTCGATAAGGCCCTGCAGGAAGGCGAAACGCTGATTACGGCCAACCCGAATGAGGTACGCTACGTGCTGGCCCAGGCCCAGATGTACGCGGCCAACAACCGCTTCCCCGATGCCATTCGGGTGGCCCAGCAGGCCCTCAAGCAGGACCCAGACAACCCGCGGGCCCGCATGATCCTGGCCGACGTGTACCGCCAGCAGAACAACGCGCCGGAATCGGAAAAGCAAATCAAGCTGGCCTTCGAAAGCCCGGCCTTGGACATCGACGACAAGGTTCGGATTCTGGTTGACTACATCAAGCAGCTGCCCAACCCGGCCCTCAACCAAACGGCCCAGGACTTGGCCGCCATTACTACCCGGGTGCATCCGCGCGAAGCCAAAGCCTTTTCCATTGCCGGCGACATTCAGACGGTAACCGGCAACCGGCCTGCGGCCCGCGCTAACTATCTGAAGGCCATTGAACTGGACAACTCCCGTTACCAGATTTGGCAGCAGGTGGTGCTCATTGATGCCGAGCTCAATCAGGTTGATTCCTTGCTTACCCACACGGAGCAGGCTTTAGAGTTGTTCCCAAACCAGGCGCCCCTGTGGTTTTACAACGGCGTGGGCCATCAGCTGAAAAAGCAGCCAACCAAGGCCATCAAATCCTTGGAATACGGCCGCAAGCTGGCCACCGACAACCCCGAGCTGCTGGCTCAGTTCGACACCCAGCTCGGCGACACCTACCACGAGTTAAAGGAATACGCCAAGTCGGATGCGGCTTACGAAGCAGCTCTGACGTTTGACGCTAATAATGCTCAGGCCCTGAACAACTACAGCTACTACCTTTCCTTGCGGGGCGAGAAGCTGGACAAAGCCAAGGAAATGGCGGGCAAACTGGTCAAGCAGAACCCCGACAACGACACCTACCTCGATACCTACGGCTGGGTGCTGTACCGGCTGAAAGACTACAGCGGGGCCCGGCAACAGTTTGAAAAAGCGCTGAAAACTACCACGGATGCTACCGTAATTGAGCACTACGGCGACGTGCTGTTCAAGCTGGGCGAGGCCGATAAGGCCCTGGCCGAGTGGCAGAAAGCCAAAAAAACAGGCGGTGCTTCCCCGCTCATCGACCGGAAGATTAAAGACAAAAAACTATATGAGTAA
- a CDS encoding DUF4292 domain-containing protein: MSNRLLLVLLGATLMLGSCNRKLLSIGSKANKTTVPMPESVRAANVDFRFLAAKGKAQFDQQSGNINVRIRKDSVIWISASLIGVEGGRIYITRDSVQVLDKLHREYYAGDFAYLSKRLNVPVNFDMLQALLLGNYLAPLSAATQPTVTTDGPVQRVNYEQAGLLVQQLVNLERGRIQQLQVQVPASENKLTVDYSDFRPLERTAQPFAHSSLVQVQQGQAAPSTLTITYRSVDVDKERLQFPFSVPKGYARKK, from the coding sequence ATGAGTAACCGCCTCCTGCTGGTGCTGCTCGGCGCCACACTGATGCTGGGCAGCTGCAACCGCAAACTGCTTTCTATTGGCTCTAAGGCCAATAAAACGACGGTACCCATGCCGGAGTCAGTGCGCGCAGCCAACGTCGATTTTCGTTTTCTGGCGGCCAAGGGCAAGGCGCAGTTTGACCAGCAGAGTGGCAACATCAACGTGCGCATTCGCAAGGACAGCGTCATCTGGATTTCGGCCTCACTAATTGGGGTAGAAGGCGGCCGCATCTACATCACCCGCGACTCGGTGCAAGTGCTCGACAAGCTCCACCGCGAATACTACGCCGGCGACTTCGCCTACCTCAGCAAGCGCCTGAACGTGCCTGTCAACTTCGACATGCTGCAAGCCTTGCTGCTAGGTAACTACCTGGCGCCACTCAGCGCCGCTACCCAGCCTACGGTTACTACAGATGGCCCTGTGCAGCGGGTGAACTATGAGCAGGCGGGCCTGCTGGTGCAGCAACTGGTGAACCTGGAACGGGGGCGCATTCAGCAACTGCAGGTGCAGGTGCCGGCCAGTGAAAACAAACTCACCGTCGACTACTCCGACTTCCGGCCTTTGGAGCGCACTGCTCAGCCGTTTGCGCACAGCAGCCTTGTGCAGGTGCAGCAAGGGCAGGCAGCGCCCTCCACGCTTACCATTACTTACCGCTCGGTAGATGTGGATAAGGAGCGGCTGCAGTTCCCCTTCTCGGTACCCAAGGGCTATGCGCGCAAAAAGTAA
- a CDS encoding murein hydrolase activator EnvC family protein gives MRAKSKSWLLVVSCVLLLGVADASWAQRMGSTGRKTKAQLERERRLTLKRINETSRILEQTQQQKQASVGQLNALKEKLTVQQGVIKNISSELRYIETDVKQTENQVQQTRQSLEQLKAEYARLIYAGSKTANGYNRVMFLFASESFNQFMLRLRYIRQYTEVRKAQAAQISHTQQRLSTQLTGLKEKQEEKGSLLTTQISEKKNLLTLKTQQDQVVTKLTQQEQNLRQELATRQQAVTRLDNLIAQRVREEIARAARLAARRAAAKAAAARTSTAATAPSRSPGATARTSSTEATEAAAEAAAERVDRVTMTPEGAELASSFHDNRGRLPWPVGRGFISQHFGRHNHPVLKNVVVENRGVDIQTNAGEPVRAVFSGKVLTVASVPGMNTIVMVQHGDYFTVYAKLRSVSVSEGQTISARQTIGTVSTDAEGTSEVQFQVWHNSSNLNPENWLGRK, from the coding sequence ATGCGCGCAAAAAGTAAAAGCTGGCTGCTGGTAGTAAGTTGCGTGCTGTTGCTGGGGGTAGCCGATGCCTCCTGGGCGCAGCGCATGGGTTCCACGGGGCGTAAAACCAAAGCCCAACTCGAGCGGGAACGGCGCCTGACCCTGAAGCGCATCAATGAAACCAGCCGCATTCTGGAGCAAACCCAGCAGCAGAAGCAAGCTTCCGTGGGGCAATTAAATGCCCTGAAGGAAAAGCTCACCGTGCAGCAGGGCGTCATTAAGAACATCAGCAGTGAGCTGCGCTACATCGAAACCGATGTTAAGCAAACGGAAAACCAGGTGCAGCAAACCCGCCAGAGCCTGGAGCAGCTTAAAGCAGAATACGCCCGCCTGATTTATGCCGGTTCGAAAACGGCCAACGGCTACAACCGGGTCATGTTTCTGTTTGCTTCGGAGTCGTTTAACCAATTTATGCTCCGGTTGCGCTACATCCGTCAGTACACGGAAGTGCGCAAAGCCCAGGCCGCCCAAATCAGCCACACCCAGCAGCGCCTGAGCACCCAGCTCACCGGTCTCAAGGAAAAGCAGGAGGAAAAAGGCTCCCTGCTCACTACCCAGATTTCGGAAAAGAAGAACCTGCTCACGCTCAAAACCCAGCAGGATCAGGTAGTCACGAAGCTTACCCAGCAGGAGCAGAACCTGCGCCAGGAACTGGCAACCCGCCAGCAGGCCGTAACCCGCCTCGACAACCTGATTGCCCAGCGGGTACGGGAGGAAATTGCCCGGGCGGCTCGCTTGGCAGCCCGGCGCGCGGCCGCCAAAGCCGCCGCGGCCCGCACCAGCACTGCCGCTACTGCCCCTTCTCGTAGTCCGGGAGCAACTGCCCGCACCAGCAGTACCGAGGCTACGGAAGCCGCCGCCGAAGCGGCCGCTGAGCGCGTGGACCGCGTCACGATGACTCCGGAGGGTGCCGAACTGGCTTCGTCGTTTCACGATAACCGGGGCCGGCTGCCGTGGCCCGTGGGCCGGGGTTTTATCAGTCAGCACTTCGGCCGGCACAACCACCCCGTGCTGAAAAATGTGGTAGTGGAGAACCGGGGTGTTGATATTCAAACCAATGCCGGGGAACCGGTGCGGGCCGTATTTAGCGGAAAGGTACTGACCGTGGCCAGCGTGCCCGGCATGAATACCATTGTAATGGTGCAGCACGGCGACTACTTCACGGTATACGCCAAGCTGCGTAGCGTCAGCGTTAGCGAGGGGCAAACTATTAGCGCCCGCCAAACCATTGGTACCGTTTCTACGGACGCGGAAGGAACTTCCGAAGTGCAGTTTCAGGTGTGGCACAACAGCTCCAATCTGAACCCGGAAAACTGGCTGGGCCGCAAGTAG
- a CDS encoding LytTR family transcriptional regulator DNA-binding domain-containing protein codes for MSPTFSTAESAVKPLTRRFDEAARLEVLRNYRILDTPPETVFDDLVRLAAYICGTPISLVSLLDAERQWFKAEIGLGVKSTPRHLAFCQHAILSDKVYEVEDATQDPIFKQNALVTGDPNIRFYAGAPLITPEGQALGTICTIDTVPRRLTEEQRDALRILAREVVSHLELRRARLQLEEEKLKLEGLLRMANDTAESFYLHGGQNEIFIKQDHKLLRVNTSDIRYVEALGDYVNIYSGRERYTVYSTMKELEAKLPLRDFARVHRKYIVRLDRIIAIENDAVTVEAGRSAEQATSVLPVPIGSSYKAALLSRLNLI; via the coding sequence ATGTCACCTACTTTTTCCACCGCGGAAAGTGCTGTAAAGCCACTTACCCGCCGCTTCGACGAAGCTGCTCGCTTGGAGGTCCTGCGTAACTACCGCATTCTGGACACGCCCCCCGAAACGGTTTTCGACGACTTGGTGCGGCTGGCGGCCTACATCTGCGGTACCCCTATTTCCTTGGTTTCGCTGCTGGATGCCGAGCGGCAGTGGTTTAAGGCCGAAATAGGTTTGGGAGTTAAGAGCACACCCCGCCACTTGGCTTTTTGCCAGCACGCCATTCTCTCAGACAAAGTGTACGAAGTGGAGGATGCGACTCAGGACCCCATCTTCAAGCAAAACGCCCTAGTTACCGGCGACCCTAACATTCGCTTTTACGCCGGTGCCCCGCTTATAACCCCGGAAGGGCAGGCCCTCGGCACCATCTGCACCATTGATACTGTGCCCCGCCGCCTGACGGAGGAGCAACGGGATGCACTCCGCATTCTGGCCCGGGAAGTAGTGTCGCACCTGGAACTGCGGCGGGCCCGCCTGCAGCTGGAAGAAGAGAAACTCAAGCTGGAGGGATTACTACGCATGGCCAACGACACGGCGGAATCATTCTACCTACATGGAGGGCAGAACGAAATTTTTATAAAACAGGATCATAAACTGCTGCGGGTGAATACATCTGATATCCGGTATGTGGAGGCGCTTGGCGACTACGTGAACATCTACTCTGGTCGTGAGCGGTACACGGTGTACAGCACCATGAAGGAGCTAGAAGCCAAGCTGCCGCTCCGCGACTTTGCCCGCGTACACCGCAAGTACATTGTGCGGCTGGACCGCATAATTGCCATCGAGAACGACGCAGTTACCGTAGAAGCCGGCCGCAGTGCTGAGCAGGCTACCAGCGTGTTGCCCGTGCCCATTGGTAGCTCCTATAAAGCCGCGCTGCTGAGCCGCTTAAATCTTATTTAA
- a CDS encoding twin-arginine translocase TatA/TatE family subunit: protein MNFATLLLGIGGLGGTELLLIGLAIILLFGAKRIPELFRGMGQGIREFKDASKEEKPEFRDGPINPNDPTAPRR, encoded by the coding sequence ATGAATTTTGCCACCCTTTTGCTTGGTATTGGCGGCCTTGGCGGCACCGAACTCCTGCTCATCGGCCTCGCTATCATCCTTTTATTCGGAGCCAAGCGCATTCCGGAGCTGTTCCGGGGTATGGGCCAAGGCATCCGCGAATTTAAGGATGCTTCTAAGGAAGAGAAGCCGGAGTTCCGCGATGGCCCAATCAACCCGAATGACCCCACGGCTCCCCGCCGCTAA
- the tatA gene encoding twin-arginine translocase TatA/TatE family subunit produces the protein MNTPFFLFLGDLGGGEIMLIMVVILIFFGANKIPELARGLGKGIREFKDASREIRSEIENSGQPQQPYQQQFNQQPYQAPVAPVAEAPAVTPVAPPMDGGLTPPVTRPAEERPRLDQMN, from the coding sequence ATGAACACTCCTTTCTTCCTCTTCTTAGGTGATTTGGGCGGTGGTGAGATAATGCTCATCATGGTCGTTATCCTCATTTTCTTCGGGGCCAATAAGATTCCGGAACTAGCCCGCGGTTTAGGTAAAGGCATCCGTGAGTTCAAGGACGCTTCCCGCGAGATTCGGAGCGAAATTGAAAACTCCGGCCAGCCTCAGCAGCCCTACCAGCAGCAATTCAACCAGCAACCCTACCAGGCCCCCGTGGCCCCAGTAGCCGAAGCCCCGGCCGTTACGCCGGTGGCCCCGCCCATGGATGGTGGCCTAACCCCTCCGGTTACGCGCCCCGCCGAAGAGCGGCCCCGCCTCGACCAAATGAACTAA
- the gatA gene encoding Asp-tRNA(Asn)/Glu-tRNA(Gln) amidotransferase subunit GatA produces the protein MRRFNSLTEVRHELTAGTTSCRQLVAYYLDNIRRKEHLNAFLEVWPEEALAQAEAVDAKLAAGTAGKLAGMVIGLKDVLAYEGHSLQSSSHILDGFKSLFTGTAVQRLLDEDAILIGRQNCDEFAMGASNETSYFGPARNEIDPERVPGGSSGGSAVAVQADMCLASIGSDTGGSVRQPAAFCGIVGFKPTYSRISRYGLVAYASSFDQIGTLTRSVEDAALLLEVMAGPDSFDSTASKREVPAYSQQLTPAPHYRIGFIKDCLERPGLNPEIKAATEQALEQFRGQGHVVEAVDFPYLDFIVPTYYILTTAEASSNLSRYDGVKFGYRAPDATDLESLYKKTRAQGFGPEVQRRILLGTFVLSASYYDAYYTKAQRVRRLIKEKTDELLREYDFLVLPTTPTTAFRIGDVNKDTLAMYLADIFTVQASLAGVPAISVPAGKDAQGLPIGLQILAGAFREEHLLAFASTVTETAAPVEA, from the coding sequence TTGAGACGCTTTAACTCCCTCACGGAAGTTCGCCACGAGCTGACGGCAGGCACCACGTCCTGTCGTCAGCTCGTGGCTTATTATCTGGATAATATCCGCCGCAAAGAACACCTGAATGCCTTTTTGGAGGTGTGGCCCGAAGAAGCCCTGGCCCAAGCCGAGGCCGTTGATGCCAAGCTGGCCGCCGGTACGGCCGGCAAGCTAGCGGGTATGGTCATCGGGCTGAAAGATGTGCTGGCCTACGAAGGCCATAGCTTGCAGAGTAGCAGCCACATCCTGGACGGCTTCAAATCCTTGTTTACGGGCACGGCCGTGCAGCGCCTGCTCGACGAAGACGCCATTCTGATTGGGCGCCAGAACTGCGACGAGTTTGCCATGGGCGCCTCCAACGAGACATCCTATTTCGGCCCCGCCCGCAACGAAATTGACCCTGAGCGAGTACCCGGTGGCTCCTCAGGAGGCTCGGCGGTGGCGGTGCAAGCCGACATGTGCCTGGCTTCTATTGGCTCCGATACGGGGGGCTCAGTGCGTCAGCCAGCCGCTTTTTGCGGAATTGTGGGCTTCAAACCTACTTATTCACGCATTTCGCGCTACGGGCTGGTTGCTTACGCTTCCTCCTTCGATCAGATTGGCACGCTGACCCGCTCGGTGGAAGATGCCGCTTTGCTGCTGGAAGTAATGGCCGGCCCTGATTCGTTCGACAGCACCGCCAGCAAGCGGGAAGTGCCTGCCTATAGCCAACAGCTGACGCCAGCCCCGCACTACCGCATCGGCTTTATCAAGGATTGTCTGGAGCGGCCGGGTTTGAATCCGGAAATCAAGGCGGCCACGGAGCAGGCGCTGGAGCAGTTCCGGGGCCAAGGCCACGTGGTAGAAGCCGTTGATTTTCCCTACCTCGACTTTATTGTTCCCACCTACTACATCCTGACCACGGCCGAAGCTAGCTCCAACCTAAGCCGGTACGACGGGGTGAAGTTTGGCTACCGCGCGCCGGATGCTACGGACTTGGAGTCACTCTACAAGAAAACGCGCGCCCAGGGCTTCGGTCCGGAGGTGCAGCGCCGCATTTTGCTGGGCACTTTCGTGTTGAGCGCCAGCTACTACGACGCTTACTACACCAAGGCCCAGCGCGTACGCCGCCTCATCAAGGAAAAAACCGACGAGTTGTTGCGCGAGTACGACTTCTTGGTGCTGCCCACTACCCCTACCACGGCCTTCCGCATCGGCGACGTGAATAAGGATACGCTGGCCATGTACCTGGCCGACATCTTCACGGTGCAGGCCTCTTTGGCGGGCGTGCCCGCTATTTCGGTGCCCGCGGGGAAAGATGCGCAGGGCTTGCCCATCGGCTTGCAGATTTTGGCGGGTGCCTTCCGCGAGGAGCACCTACTAGCGTTTGCCAGCACCGTGACGGAAACAGCAGCTCCCGTAGAGGCCTAA